The proteins below come from a single Triticum aestivum cultivar Chinese Spring chromosome 5D, IWGSC CS RefSeq v2.1, whole genome shotgun sequence genomic window:
- the LOC123123316 gene encoding non-specific lipid transfer protein GPI-anchored 14, whose protein sequence is MAARRSGAVVAALMVVAAALVGLAGADFAADRAECADKLMGLATCLTYVQLAATARSPTPDCCSGFRQVLAASKKCLCVLVKDRDEPTLGIKFNVTRAMNLPSACNIPATFSDCPKILNMSPDSKEAEIFKQYGIEHEGKNATAGGAATGTSGAKSADAAAGAGRHAVVFAVVVSALLASLFVLA, encoded by the exons ATGGCAGCTCGGCGTAGTGGTGCGGTGGTGGCAGCGttgatggtggtggcggcggcgctggtcgGGCTCGCTGGCGCCGACTTCGCGGCGGACAGGGCGGAGTGCGCGGACAAGCTGATGGGGCTGGCGACGTGCCTGACGTACGTGCAGCTGGCGGCGACGGCGCGGTCGCCCACGCCGGACTGCTGCTCCGGGTTCCGGCAGGTGCTGGCCGCAAGCAAGAAGTGCCTGTGCGTGCTGGTCAAGGACCGCGACGAGCCCACCCTGGGGATCAAGTTCAACGTCACCCGCGCCATGAACCTCCCCTCCGCCTGCAACATCCCCGCCACCTTCTCCGACTGCCCCA AGATCCTCAACATGTCGCCGGACTCCAAGGAGGCCGAGATCTTCAAGCAGTACGGGATCGAGCACGAGGGCAAGAACGCCACCGCCGGCGGCGCCGCCACCG GTACCTCCGGCGCGAAGAGCGCCGACGCGGCGGCCGGTGCAGGGAGGCACGCGGTGGTCttcgccgtcgtcgtctcggcgCTGCTCGCCTCCCTCTTTGTTCTCGCGTGA